A part of Rhinoderma darwinii isolate aRhiDar2 chromosome 1, aRhiDar2.hap1, whole genome shotgun sequence genomic DNA contains:
- the CHRNA9 gene encoding neuronal acetylcholine receptor subunit alpha-9, with translation MKTYSAILYGLIWLVSAVLDLKGVESAKGKYAQMLFRDLFEDYSNALRPVEDTDRALNVTLQITLSQIKDVDERNQILTAYIWIRQSWYDAYLTWDKDEYDGLDSIRIPSNMVWRPDIVLYNKADDQFSEPANTNVVLRYDGKITWDSPAITKSSCVVDVSYFPFDNQQCNLTFGSWTYNGNQVDIINAMDTGELSDFVENVEWEMQGMPAVKNVITYGCCSEPYPDVTFTLILKRRSSFYIFNLLLPCVMISFLAPLGFYLPADSGEKVSLGVTVLLALTVFQLMVAESMPPSESVPLIGKYYIATMTMITASTALTIIIMNIHLCGAEAKPIPHWARVIILDYMSKIFCVYDVGENCTTPQDERDTISQDSVHSYDDYDKEQDVYDTFKRPLSIRTDFVCDIDIDDKLNGNKAVSDHTFCNHCIHYRSLANNIEYITNWYREQKSISAKGIEWKKVAKVMDRFFMWVFFTMVFFMSILIIAKAV, from the exons GTGTAGAGTCAGCAAAAGGAAAATATGCCCAGATGTTATTTCGAGACTTGTTTGAAGATTACTCTAACGCACTAAGACCAGTGGAAGATACTGACAGAGCATTAAATGTTACTCTTCAGATTACATTGTCTCAGATCAAAGATGTG GATGAAAGGAACCAGATATTAACTGCATACATTTGGATTAGACAGAGCTGGTATGATGCCTACCTGACATGGGACAAAGATGAGTATGATGGCCTAGATTCAATTCGTATTCCAAGCAACATGGTATGGAGACCAGACATAGTGCTGTATAATAA GGCAGATGATCAATTTTCGGAGCCAGCCAATACAAATGTTGTCCTTCGGTATGATGGAAAAATCACTTGGGATTCTCCAGCCATAACTAAAAGCTCCTGCGTAGTGGATGTCTCCTATTTCCCCTTTGATAACCAACAATGTAACCTGACATTTGGCTCGTGGACCTACAATGGGAATCAGGTGGACATTATAAATGCAATGGACACTGGGGAACTCTCGGACTTTGTGGAAAATGTGGAATGGGAAATGCAGGGTATGCCAGCAGTGAAGAATGTCATTACTTACGGCTGCTGCTCAGAGCCTTACCCTGATGTCACCTTCACTTTGATCCTTAAGAGAAGATCTTCCTTCTATATATTCAACTTGTTATTACCCTGTGTCATGATATCTTTCCTGGCTCCACTAGGTTTCTACCTCCCTGCAGATTCAGGGGAAAAAGTATCATTGGGAGTGACCGTTTTATTGGCTCTTACTGTCTTTCAGTTAATGGTTGCAGAAAGCATGCCTCCTTCCGAAAGTGTACCATTGATAG GCAAATACTACATAGCTACTATGACCATGATCACAGCGTCTACGGCTCTGACAATCATCATCATGAATATCCATCTTTGTGGTGCAGAAGCAAAGCCCATTCCTCACTGGGCCAGGGTCATCATACTTGACTACATGTCTAAAATATTTTGTGTCTATGATGTGGGTGAGAACTGCACCACACCACAGGATGAAAGAGACACCATTTCTCAGGACAGTGTTCATTCCTATGATGATTACGATAAAGAACAGGATGTCTATGACACATTCAAGCGCCCCCTTTCTATAAGAACAGATTTTGTATGTGACATTGACATCGATGATAAGCTCAATGGAAATAAGGCTGTTTCCGATCATACATTCTGTAACCACTGTATACATTACAGATCCCTGGCAAATAACATTGAATACATTACTAACTGGTACCGAGAACAGAAGTCAATTAGTGCCAAGGGAATTGAGTGGAAAAAGGTGGCCAAGGTGATGGATCGATTCTTCATGTGGGTCTTTTTTACCATGGTCTTCTTTATGAGCATTTTAATTATTGCAAAAGCAGTGTAA